The Candidatus Poribacteria bacterium genome includes the window CGCCGAGACCGCGTACCAGGGGGTCACGGGTCCGACGTACTTCGACGAGAACGGGGACTGTCTCAAGCCAGCGTATGTCACGGTCGTCAAAGACGGCGAGTTCGTGCCGGCTGAGAAGCAAGCTCAGTAGGCTCTGGCACGGCGCCATGGTCGCGCGAGTAAACCTGGGCGTCGGCAGCCGCGTCTACTACCTGACCGGAAAACGCGTTCTCGTGTGGCTCCGGTCTGCATGCAGTCTGCCCGAACGCTCCTCGTACGGGCGTCCTTCCGTCTCCCTCAGGTAGGTCACACGACACATGGTGAGCATGTCGCGGCAAGTCCTGCGTGTCCTGTTGAGACCGGTTTCCGTCGTCCTATTCCTCCTACTGCACGCCGGTGCATCCCACGGCGCGGAGCAATCCCCCGAACTCCCAAAGGCGCCGCTGACGCTCGACGAGTGCATCGAACTCGGGCTGAAGAACGCGACCGATGTACGCACGGCTGAGCTCGATCTGCGCATCAATGACCTT containing:
- a CDS encoding branched-chain amino acid ABC transporter substrate-binding protein — encoded protein: AETAYQGVTGPTYFDENGDCLKPAYVTVVKDGEFVPAEKQAQ